A stretch of Lysobacter sp. K5869 DNA encodes these proteins:
- a CDS encoding hotdog domain-containing protein — protein sequence MKGQQRELNLRFLAQPTDVNYGGKVHGGMVMKWIDQAGYAAAVGWSGKYSVTVAVGGIRFVAPIRISDLVTVHTKLIHTGTSSMHFAVDVKARDPGLDDGESEERLCTHCVIVFVAMDTVEGKPTPVPPWTPVTEDDKRLAEYALKIMELSKGIEATVERYVHEG from the coding sequence ATGAAAGGCCAGCAACGCGAATTGAACCTGCGTTTCCTCGCCCAGCCCACCGACGTCAACTACGGCGGCAAGGTCCACGGCGGCATGGTGATGAAGTGGATCGATCAGGCCGGCTACGCCGCCGCGGTCGGCTGGAGCGGCAAGTACAGCGTCACCGTCGCGGTCGGCGGCATCCGTTTCGTCGCGCCGATCCGGATCAGCGATCTGGTCACCGTGCACACCAAGCTGATCCACACCGGCACCAGCAGCATGCACTTCGCCGTCGACGTCAAGGCGCGCGACCCGGGCCTGGACGACGGCGAATCCGAAGAGCGCCTGTGCACGCATTGCGTGATCGTGTTCGTGGCGATGGACACCGTCGAAGGCAAGCCCACGCCGGTGCCGCCGTGGACGCCGGTCACCGAAGACGACAAGCGCCTGGCGGAGTACGCGCTCAAGATCATGGAATTGAGCAAGGGCATCGAGGCCACGGTCGAGCGCTACGTGCACGAAGGTTGA
- a CDS encoding NAD(P)H-dependent oxidoreductase has product MSASLTASPPRLLAFAGSLRSGSYNRRLIPVLAEGARAAGADVSLIELRDYSLPVYDGDIEAEAMPENARRLQELMAQHDGLLISTPEYNGSMPALVKNTLDWISRPLPDGRSGTTLFADKVAGIVSASPGPLGGLRSLLVLRDALAKLGLIVVPQQVAVGQAGDKLYDYGELADERQREAVHRVGAAVVRHLRVQGAHA; this is encoded by the coding sequence ATGTCCGCCAGCCTCACCGCCTCGCCCCCGCGCCTGCTCGCCTTCGCCGGCAGCCTGCGCTCGGGTTCCTACAACCGCCGCCTGATCCCGGTGCTGGCCGAGGGCGCGCGCGCCGCCGGCGCCGACGTCAGCCTGATCGAGCTGCGCGATTACTCGCTGCCGGTCTACGACGGCGACATCGAGGCCGAGGCCATGCCCGAGAACGCGCGCCGCCTGCAGGAACTGATGGCGCAGCACGACGGCCTGCTGATCTCCACGCCCGAGTACAACGGTTCGATGCCGGCGCTGGTCAAGAACACCCTCGACTGGATCTCGCGCCCGCTCCCGGACGGCCGCTCGGGCACCACGCTGTTCGCCGACAAGGTCGCCGGCATCGTCTCGGCCTCGCCGGGGCCGCTGGGCGGGCTGCGCTCGCTGCTGGTGCTGCGCGACGCGCTGGCCAAGCTCGGGCTGATCGTGGTGCCGCAGCAGGTCGCGGTCGGTCAGGCCGGCGACAAGCTGTACGATTACGGCGAACTCGCCGACGAACGCCAGCGCGAAGCCGTGCACCGCGTCGGCGCCGCCGTCGTCCGCCACCTGCGCGTTCAGGGAGCCCACGCATGA
- a CDS encoding pitrilysin family protein, protein MSLKNNPLALSLALILSLGAGAADAASVALPERLPPLAADKPLPVPQIARKTLANGLEVWVVPRQGLPRVDYVLTVRNAGHTADPSDAPGFASLYAGLLVEGTAKRDAKAVAEAAQGYGGTIGASALNDGVALSGDALASQAAPMLQLIAEVAQTPSFPDAEVQLAKTNALQSLKVSQAQPAYKATRALSAAVYGDHPYARTQLTEASINAVTAEKVRAEHARRFRPDRALLVIAGRISAEQGFKLAEAAFGGWKASGEPVADAAPARTSAPVQRIFVQRDGSVQSAVRLGRPGLAATSPDYVPAQLAGIVLGGGFSSRLMQNLREDKGYTYGARGGISAMRAGGAVQAAADVRNEVTGASLGEFIYEFGRLNDYPVPAQELEDTKRYVAGGYLINNQQQGSVASSLATNWLIGLPAEFLGEYVPKIRAVDAAQVQAMAKKYYAAKDQSIIVVGDYKAVESQLKEFGEFKQEK, encoded by the coding sequence ATGAGCCTGAAGAACAACCCTCTCGCGCTGTCGCTCGCGCTGATCTTGAGCCTGGGCGCCGGCGCCGCCGACGCCGCGTCGGTCGCGCTGCCCGAACGCCTGCCGCCGCTGGCCGCCGACAAGCCGCTGCCGGTGCCGCAGATCGCCCGCAAGACCCTCGCCAACGGTCTGGAAGTGTGGGTGGTGCCGCGCCAGGGCCTGCCGCGCGTCGACTACGTGTTGACCGTGCGCAACGCCGGCCACACCGCCGACCCGAGCGATGCGCCCGGCTTCGCCTCGCTCTACGCCGGCTTGCTGGTGGAAGGCACCGCCAAGCGCGACGCCAAGGCCGTGGCCGAGGCCGCGCAGGGCTACGGCGGCACCATCGGCGCCAGCGCGCTCAACGACGGCGTGGCCCTGAGCGGCGACGCGCTGGCCTCGCAGGCCGCGCCGATGCTGCAGCTGATCGCCGAAGTCGCGCAGACCCCGAGCTTCCCCGACGCCGAAGTGCAACTGGCCAAGACCAACGCGCTGCAGAGCCTGAAAGTCTCGCAGGCGCAGCCCGCGTACAAGGCCACGCGCGCGCTGTCGGCGGCGGTGTACGGCGATCATCCCTACGCCCGCACCCAGCTCACCGAAGCCTCGATCAACGCGGTCACCGCCGAGAAAGTCCGCGCCGAACACGCGCGCCGCTTCCGTCCCGACCGCGCGCTGCTGGTGATCGCCGGCCGCATCTCCGCCGAGCAGGGCTTCAAGCTCGCCGAAGCGGCGTTCGGCGGCTGGAAGGCCAGCGGCGAGCCGGTCGCCGACGCCGCGCCGGCGCGCACCAGCGCGCCCGTGCAGCGCATCTTCGTCCAGCGCGACGGCAGCGTGCAGTCGGCGGTGCGCCTGGGCCGTCCCGGCCTCGCCGCCACCAGCCCCGACTACGTGCCGGCGCAACTGGCCGGCATCGTTCTCGGCGGCGGCTTCAGCAGCCGCTTGATGCAGAACCTGCGCGAGGACAAGGGCTACACCTACGGCGCGCGCGGCGGCATCAGCGCGATGCGCGCCGGCGGCGCGGTGCAGGCCGCGGCCGACGTGCGCAACGAAGTCACCGGCGCCTCGCTGGGCGAATTCATCTACGAATTCGGCCGCCTCAACGACTACCCGGTGCCGGCGCAGGAACTCGAAGACACCAAGCGCTACGTCGCCGGCGGTTATCTGATCAACAACCAGCAGCAGGGCTCGGTCGCTTCCAGCCTCGCCACCAACTGGCTGATCGGTTTGCCGGCGGAATTCCTCGGCGAGTACGTGCCGAAGATCCGCGCGGTCGACGCCGCCCAGGTGCAGGCGATGGCGAAGAAGTACTACGCCGCCAAGGACCAGTCGATCATCGTGGTCGGCGACTACAAGGCGGTGGAATCGCAGCTCAAGGAGTTCGGCGAGTTCAAGCAGGAGAAGTGA
- a CDS encoding pitrilysin family protein — translation MRKRHLCVLLAGLTTLASAAFATASAAESDRWQLPVAVKKLDNGLTVVVSPDHSSPTVGVSVVYHVGMRLEPKNRTGFAHLFEHLMFQGTPTARKGVFDKVISGGGGRNNGSTRPDYTNYIEVAPVSALERILWLEADRMKTLDFNPTTLKNQQDVVKEEIRVNVKNKPYGGFMWIDIGQYAFEKWENNHDGYGSFQDLENASLADVQSFHRDYYGPNNAVVGIAGDIEPAEAFALADKYFGAVAGRPTPPPPDYAEGLNAAEKRIVQTDALAQVPAIAAGWKMPARGSRDQAPMAVLGSVLAGDDASRLYQALVKQRQIAINVEPLYGLGDAWNYNGPTLYTLFALYKPDSSADAVLAVIDEEVAKIAQNGVDAATLKRVKTKMLADWYNSLDAFIQRADTLALMQTLWGDANAVNKIPGLIEGVTSADLQRVAKTYLTRANRTVIDRRPAALGPAPAAAAAPAAAPAKN, via the coding sequence ATGCGCAAGCGTCACCTCTGCGTGCTGCTCGCCGGCCTGACCACGCTCGCCTCCGCTGCGTTCGCGACCGCGTCCGCCGCCGAGAGCGACCGTTGGCAGTTGCCGGTGGCGGTCAAGAAACTCGACAACGGACTGACCGTGGTCGTATCGCCCGATCACAGCTCGCCGACCGTCGGCGTCAGCGTGGTCTATCACGTCGGCATGCGGCTGGAGCCGAAGAACCGCACCGGCTTCGCCCATCTGTTCGAACACCTGATGTTCCAGGGCACCCCGACCGCGCGCAAGGGCGTGTTCGACAAGGTCATCAGCGGCGGCGGCGGCCGCAACAACGGCTCGACCCGCCCGGACTACACCAACTACATCGAAGTCGCGCCGGTGTCCGCGCTCGAGCGCATCCTGTGGTTGGAAGCCGACCGCATGAAGACCCTGGACTTCAACCCGACCACGCTGAAGAACCAACAGGACGTGGTCAAGGAAGAGATCCGGGTCAACGTGAAGAACAAGCCCTACGGCGGCTTCATGTGGATCGACATCGGCCAATACGCGTTCGAGAAGTGGGAGAACAACCACGACGGCTACGGCAGCTTCCAGGATCTGGAAAACGCCAGCCTCGCCGACGTGCAGTCGTTCCATCGCGATTACTACGGCCCCAACAACGCCGTGGTCGGCATCGCCGGCGACATCGAGCCGGCCGAGGCCTTCGCCCTGGCCGACAAGTACTTCGGCGCGGTCGCCGGCCGCCCGACGCCGCCGCCGCCGGATTACGCCGAAGGCCTGAACGCCGCCGAGAAGCGCATCGTCCAGACCGACGCGCTGGCGCAGGTGCCGGCGATCGCCGCCGGCTGGAAGATGCCCGCGCGCGGCAGCCGCGACCAGGCGCCGATGGCGGTGCTCGGCAGCGTGCTCGCCGGCGACGACGCCTCGCGCCTGTATCAGGCGCTGGTCAAGCAGCGCCAGATCGCGATCAACGTCGAGCCGCTGTACGGCCTGGGCGACGCCTGGAACTACAACGGCCCCACGCTCTACACCTTGTTCGCGCTGTACAAGCCCGACAGCAGCGCCGACGCGGTGCTGGCGGTGATCGACGAGGAAGTGGCGAAGATCGCCCAGAACGGCGTCGACGCGGCCACGCTCAAGCGGGTCAAGACCAAGATGCTGGCCGATTGGTACAACAGCCTCGACGCCTTCATCCAGCGCGCCGACACCCTGGCGCTGATGCAGACGCTGTGGGGCGACGCCAACGCGGTCAACAAGATTCCCGGGCTGATCGAAGGCGTGACCTCGGCCGATTTGCAGCGCGTGGCCAAGACCTATCTGACCCGCGCCAACCGCACCGTCATCGACCGCCGCCCGGCCGCGCTCGGCCCGGCGCCCGCCGCTGCCGCCGCGCCCGCCGCCGCGCCGGCGAAGAACTGA
- a CDS encoding 8-oxo-dGTP diphosphatase: protein MPYTPIVATLGYVISPDGRQVLMVHRNARPDDHQLGKYNGLGGKLEPDEDVLAGMRREIREEAGIECTQLQLRGTISWPGFGKRGEDWLGFVFVVTAFEGEAYTSNPEGTLEWVAIDRLHELPMWEGDREFLPLVFDRDPRPFHGVMPYREGRMVSWKYSRV from the coding sequence ATGCCGTACACCCCGATCGTAGCCACCCTGGGCTACGTGATTTCGCCCGATGGCCGTCAGGTCCTGATGGTCCACCGCAACGCCCGACCCGACGACCACCAGCTCGGCAAGTACAACGGCCTGGGCGGCAAGCTCGAGCCCGACGAGGACGTGCTGGCCGGCATGCGCCGCGAGATCCGCGAGGAAGCCGGGATCGAATGCACTCAGCTGCAGTTGCGCGGCACCATCAGCTGGCCCGGCTTCGGCAAGCGCGGCGAGGACTGGCTCGGCTTCGTGTTCGTGGTCACCGCGTTCGAGGGCGAGGCCTACACCAGCAATCCCGAAGGCACGCTGGAGTGGGTCGCTATCGACCGCCTGCACGAATTGCCGATGTGGGAAGGCGACCGCGAATTCCTGCCGCTGGTGTTCGACCGCGACCCGCGGCCGTTCCACGGGGTGATGCCGTATCGCGAAGGGCGGATGGTGTCGTGGAAGTATTCGCGGGTGTGA
- a CDS encoding dicarboxylate/amino acid:cation symporter has translation MTALFSAWFRIPFWQRVVGGFVLGALAGWALGPAAETWFGPLGDLYVTLIKMIAVPLVFFAVINAVASLHGQKSIAALGGRTFLWFAITAVLAVAVGLAVGTILQPGTGVIGLAMDSAYKPRDVPSVTKVLLDVVPSNPFYALTGIGTTKNAAGETVLAVGKGSILPVIFFAGLLGFAMVKLGDKVAGVRKLVGEASDLMIQVTRFVLEVTPIGTFGLIAALVGAYGFEKLLPLGNFVLALYVACAFHIVVVYSALLLAHGLNPLKFFRGAAPGMQVAFVSSSSFAAMPVAMRSITHNLGVNKDYAAFASPLGASIKMDGCGAIYPALCAVFIAQYTGTPLTADQYFIVLIASVLGSFGTAGVPGTAVIMATVVLSAAGLPLETIGYLYAIDRVLDMMRTMTNVTGQMLVPVLVAKETGLLDREVYEAAPTDVGIEEGKA, from the coding sequence ATGACCGCCTTGTTCTCCGCCTGGTTCCGCATCCCGTTCTGGCAACGCGTGGTCGGCGGCTTCGTCCTCGGCGCGCTGGCCGGCTGGGCGCTGGGGCCGGCGGCGGAAACCTGGTTCGGGCCGCTCGGCGATCTCTACGTCACCCTGATCAAGATGATCGCGGTGCCGCTGGTGTTCTTCGCGGTGATCAACGCGGTGGCCTCGCTGCACGGGCAGAAATCCATCGCCGCGCTCGGCGGCCGCACTTTCTTGTGGTTCGCGATCACCGCGGTATTGGCGGTGGCGGTGGGCCTGGCGGTCGGCACGATCCTGCAGCCCGGCACCGGCGTGATCGGGCTGGCGATGGACTCGGCGTACAAGCCGCGCGACGTGCCCAGCGTGACCAAGGTGCTGCTCGACGTGGTGCCGAGCAATCCGTTCTACGCCCTGACCGGCATCGGCACGACCAAGAACGCCGCCGGCGAGACCGTGCTGGCGGTGGGCAAGGGCTCGATCCTGCCGGTGATCTTCTTCGCCGGCCTGCTCGGCTTCGCGATGGTCAAGCTCGGCGACAAGGTCGCCGGCGTGCGCAAGCTGGTCGGCGAGGCCAGCGACCTGATGATCCAGGTCACCCGCTTCGTCCTGGAAGTCACGCCGATCGGCACCTTTGGCCTGATCGCCGCGCTGGTCGGCGCCTACGGCTTCGAGAAGCTGCTGCCGCTGGGCAATTTCGTGCTGGCGCTGTACGTGGCCTGCGCGTTCCACATCGTCGTGGTCTACAGCGCGCTGCTGCTGGCGCACGGCCTCAACCCGCTGAAGTTCTTCCGCGGCGCCGCGCCCGGCATGCAGGTGGCGTTCGTGAGCTCGTCGAGCTTCGCCGCGATGCCGGTGGCGATGCGCTCGATCACCCATAACCTCGGCGTCAACAAGGACTACGCGGCGTTCGCTTCGCCCTTGGGCGCGAGCATCAAGATGGACGGCTGCGGCGCGATCTATCCGGCGCTGTGCGCGGTGTTCATCGCGCAATACACCGGCACGCCGCTGACCGCCGACCAGTACTTCATCGTGCTGATCGCCTCGGTGCTCGGCAGCTTCGGCACCGCCGGCGTCCCCGGCACCGCGGTGATCATGGCCACCGTGGTGCTCAGCGCCGCCGGTTTGCCGCTGGAAACCATCGGCTACCTCTACGCCATCGACCGCGTGCTCGACATGATGCGCACGATGACCAACGTGACCGGGCAGATGCTGGTGCCGGTGCTGGTGGCGAAGGAGACCGGCTTGCTCGACCGCGAGGTGTACGAGGCGGCGCCGACCGACGTCGGGATCGAGGAAGGCAAGGCCTGA
- a CDS encoding helix-turn-helix domain-containing protein, which translates to MRPLHHPATADIELTSVLYALADPVRLSLARGLSRDKPVSCIRVCEEKELALPRATLSRHFDVLRSAGLVHTVKSGTQYLNTLRCDDLEQRFPGLLRAILFAGTSAEAPVEPAKPASRAAAKPAAPAKRAAAAPARAGRSRS; encoded by the coding sequence ATGAGACCCCTGCATCACCCCGCCACCGCCGATATCGAACTGACCTCGGTGCTGTATGCGCTGGCCGATCCGGTGCGCTTGAGCCTGGCGCGCGGCCTGAGCCGCGATAAGCCCGTGTCGTGCATCCGCGTGTGCGAGGAGAAGGAACTGGCCTTGCCGCGGGCGACCCTGTCGCGGCATTTCGATGTGTTGCGTTCGGCCGGTCTGGTGCACACGGTCAAATCCGGAACGCAGTATCTCAACACCTTGCGCTGCGACGATTTGGAGCAGCGCTTCCCGGGTTTGCTGCGCGCGATCCTGTTCGCCGGAACCAGCGCCGAGGCGCCCGTCGAACCGGCCAAGCCCGCGTCGCGCGCGGCCGCCAAGCCGGCCGCGCCGGCCAAGCGCGCGGCCGCGGCGCCGGCGCGCGCGGGACGCTCGCGCTCGTGA
- a CDS encoding MFS transporter, which translates to MNKPLFALLLGAFALGSAEFGTVGLIPSLGHQLQRGSDELGWLVAVYAIGVTVGAPLLTRWLQRFDVRATLAVSMAAAGALTALVTATDHFGLLLAARALLGANHGLFFSLAMPLAGRLSPRSTIEGMAQVVSGLTIAIVLSIPIMGFVSDHYRWQAAFWLLAAAYALAAAAMWRWIPADAGAREPGAHAAGFLQVASNPRVLSALTKIVLLFGGYFIAYTYLPKLIIDSLGYSQDGANGLLLLFGIGVVLGNHVGGMAAARFGTARTIGFNYALIAVLFLAIYGLVGLPPAAYAGILVLGLFAMSATPSLGHYGIEVSRRLIPGSAEIASSLTVSGYNIGIALGSLVGGAVLRQVGLNQVLVVAAAVIGLGLVVNALEQRADRRLGMAI; encoded by the coding sequence GTGAACAAACCGCTCTTCGCCCTCCTCCTCGGCGCCTTCGCCCTGGGCTCCGCCGAATTCGGCACCGTCGGGCTGATTCCCTCGCTCGGCCACCAGTTGCAGCGCGGCAGCGACGAGTTGGGCTGGCTGGTCGCGGTCTACGCCATCGGCGTCACCGTCGGCGCGCCGCTGCTGACCCGCTGGCTGCAGCGCTTCGATGTGCGCGCGACGCTGGCGGTGTCGATGGCCGCCGCCGGCGCGCTGACCGCGCTGGTCACCGCCACCGACCACTTCGGCCTGCTGCTGGCCGCGCGCGCCCTGCTCGGCGCCAACCACGGCCTGTTCTTCTCGCTGGCGATGCCGCTGGCCGGCCGGCTGAGCCCGCGCTCGACCATCGAAGGCATGGCCCAGGTGGTGTCGGGCCTGACCATCGCCATCGTGCTGAGCATTCCGATCATGGGCTTCGTCAGCGACCACTACCGCTGGCAGGCCGCGTTCTGGCTACTGGCCGCGGCCTACGCGCTGGCCGCGGCGGCGATGTGGCGCTGGATTCCGGCCGACGCCGGCGCGCGCGAGCCGGGCGCGCACGCGGCCGGCTTCCTGCAAGTCGCTTCGAACCCGCGCGTGCTGTCGGCGCTGACGAAGATCGTGCTGCTGTTCGGCGGCTACTTCATCGCCTACACCTACCTGCCCAAGCTCATCATCGATTCGCTCGGCTACAGCCAGGACGGCGCCAACGGGCTGCTGTTGCTGTTCGGCATCGGCGTGGTGCTGGGCAACCACGTCGGCGGCATGGCCGCGGCGCGTTTCGGCACCGCGCGCACCATCGGCTTCAACTACGCGTTGATCGCGGTGTTGTTTCTGGCGATCTACGGTTTGGTCGGCCTGCCGCCGGCCGCGTACGCCGGGATTCTGGTGCTCGGATTGTTCGCGATGAGCGCGACGCCGTCGCTGGGGCATTACGGCATCGAAGTGTCGCGGCGGCTGATTCCGGGTTCGGCGGAGATCGCCTCGAGCCTGACCGTGTCGGGCTACAACATCGGCATCGCGCTGGGTTCGCTGGTCGGCGGCGCGGTGCTGCGGCAGGTCGGGCTCAATCAGGTGTTGGTGGTGGCCGCGGCGGTGATCGGGTTGGGGTTGGTGGTCAACGCGTTGGAACAGCGCGCGGATCGGCGCTTGGGCATGGCGATTTGA